The following proteins are encoded in a genomic region of Pyrus communis chromosome 11, drPyrComm1.1, whole genome shotgun sequence:
- the LOC137749327 gene encoding homeobox-leucine zipper protein HAT5-like: MMEPGRLFFDPSPSAVCQQGGGGGGNMLFLGNPDHVFRGPRSMMGLMDHESSRRRPFFSSSSSQDELFDEEYYDEQLPEKKRRLTPDQVHMLEKSFETENKLEPERKTQLAKKLGLQPRQVAVWFQNRRARWKTKQLERDYDLLKSSYDTLLYTYDSILKENQKLKSEIVSINEKFGGKEEANSTKPATFAGDDHDDEKRGPLLPDGDQMTEVVPITSLQQSCTIKAEDRLSSGSGGSAVVDEAEGPQPVDSGDSYNFPNNIHNDYPHDHDTHHHHHQYVVPHDHVEHHHSGVHSEEDDGSDDGQGYFSDVFAAAVAEQQAAQEEGVSLGWWGWS, from the exons ATGATGGAGCCGGGGCGTCTTTTCTTTGACCCTTCGCCGTCGGCGGTTTGCCAgcaaggtggtggtggtggcggcaacATGTTGTTCCTCGGGAATCCTGATCACGTTTTTCGAG GGCCAAGATCCATGATGGGTTTGATGGATCACGAGAGCTCGAGGAGGCGACCTTTTTTCAGCTCCTCCTCGTCGCAGGACGAACTGTTCGACGAGGAATACTACGACGAGCAGCTGCCGGAGAAGAAGCGCCGCCTCACTCCTGACCAG GTGCATATGCTGGAGAAGAGCTTTGAGACAGAGAACAAGCTGGAGCCGGAGCGGAAGACGCAGCTGGCCAAGAAGCTAGGCCTGCAGCCGAGACAGGTGGCCGTCTGGTTCCAGAACCGCCGCGCTCGGTGGAAGACCAAGCAGCTCGAGCGGGACTACGACCTTCTCAAATCTTCTTATGACACCCTTTTGTATACTTACGACTCCATCCTCAAGGAGAATCAGAAGCTCAAATCCGAG ATAGTTTCCATAAACGAGAAGTTTGGAGGTAAAGAGGAGGCTAATAGCACAAAACCAGCAACATTTGCAGGGGATGACCACGATGACGAGAAGCGTGGCCCTCTTCTTCCAGACGGTGATCAGATGACGGAGGTTGTTCCAATAACTAGTCTCCAGCAAAGTTGCACCATCAAGGCGGAGGACCGCCTGAGCTCAGGGAGCGGAGGAAGTGCCGTGGTGGACGAAGCCGAAGGCCCTCAGCCTGTGGACAGCGGTGACTCCTATAATTTCCCAAACAACATCCATAACGACTATCCTCATGATCATGATacccatcatcatcatcatcaatatGTGGTGCCACATGATCATGTAGAACATCATCACAGCGGAGTCCACTCAGAAGAAGATGATGGTAGCGATGACGGCCAGGGTTACTTCTCCGATGTCTTTGCAGCTGCAGTGGCGGAGCAGCAAGCAGCACAGGAGGAGGGTGTTTCTTTGGGGTGGTGGGGGTGGTCCTAG